CCATCGTGTCCTAAAGAACGGATGGGATCACTACCTGTATCGGCCATTTGCTCCACCATCTGAATATGTTCGCGATCCCAGCCAAATGCAGCGTATGCTTGATCTGTTGCTTGCGGAAGGGCTGGGATTTGTGGTTTGGTTAAGTTGGTTCCCGAATCCTCTAGTGTTGATGCAAAGTATTGATGCAAGTTGATCCGTTGTTGGCACCGTTGTAACACTATTTGTTGTAATTCATGGTGCTCAAGGATTTGTGGTTGCGGTGTTAGTGTTACCCCGATTGTCTCTCCTGGGGCGAGAGGCTTTGGCTCGCGTACCATTTGATGGACAGGAATAACACCTTGCTCAGAGGAGAAATAAAAAGATCGATTGCTTTCAACAAGCCACAGGGGCCGTAGACCTAGAGCATCCACACTAAAAGCGCACTCATCGCCGTAACGAGAAACAATGCCAGCAGGGCCTTGAGCAAAAGGTCCCCACGCCCTACGGTAATAGGTATAAAGGTTTTGTAATGGTAGTGGAAGTTGTTCGATCTCATGTTTGATAACTGGAAAGACCATCTCAATCGCTTCAAATAGAGAAAACTGATGATGATGGATCAGTGTTTCAATCGTGCGGTTGAGGTCTTGCGAGTCACTGCCAAAAGAAGTGATAGGAATGTCTAGCATATGCGCCTCGTCACGTAGTTTGGAGATCGTATTAATTTCACCATTGTGTCCAAGTAGAGAAAAGGGCTGTACACGCGAAAAGTTAGATAAGGTATTGGTTGAATAGCGGTTGTGTCCGATAGAGGCCGCCGTTTTAAATTCTATATTGGTTAAGTCTTCGTAGTATTTAGGCAGTAAATTTGCTGCACCCATTGCTTTATAAACAACGGTACGATTACTAAGTGAAGAGATGTGGATTGGAAACTGTTCTTCCAGTTGGACTGCCAAGTCGAAACAGAGGCGCTCTATTTCATCTACCTGTGGGGATTGGAGCGCTATTTGCCAGAAGTGAGGTTCATCTGAACGTGCATGGTTTCCCAAAACATGGCTATGAACATGATCCAGTTCTTCATGCATAATAAAAAATCCTTGCCGGTCAAATAACTGCCGAATGGAAGCTTGGATCGAAGTGGCATGCTCAGTTTTAGGAATAAAGATGTGAGCAACAACAAAAGTGTCATCATTTACAAAGTCTGCATTTTTACCTTGTAACGATATCTTTTGTGACCATAAAGCACGGGGAAGATCTGTGAGTAGACCCGTTCCATCCCCTTCTCCAAGAGCAAAGCCGGAGCGGTGTTCCATTTTGACTAAAGCATCAATTGCATCTTGCATATTTTGATAAGTAGGGTTTCCATCTTTTTCAATAACGGCAACGATACCGCAACTATCATGTTCGTCTGCTAATAAATGTTGAAATCGTCCGATATGTTCATGTCTATTCATACGTAACCATTCACCCCTAATCGCAATAATTTAATAAATTTTTTAAGGGCACGCTTTTTTGTGCAACATACGTACAGTTAAGTAAATATAGAATACCATGAAAATACACGAGAAACAAGATGAGTAGATTGATGTTTATTCAATTTTGGTGATTGGAGAGGAGAAAAGAGTAGGAGTTTCCTCAGTTAATCTGTATTATAACAGAGTTGCTATATCAATGTTTATGTGTTGCATACAGCAGTGATGATCATTGAAGAGGTGAAAGCGCTTTCGTTTATTATTTATAAATATACAAAAAAGCTTATTAAATTCTATTTTTTGCGGCATATGAAAAGGAGCGAGCAACCGCTCTTCTCCAATCTTTAGAGCGGTTGCTCGTGTGGGTTATTTACGATGGTGGTTCGGGGGTGTTGATCATATGGCGTGCCGTCGCAAGCAGTCGTCCCCATAACTCTTCTCGCACAATCCCTGTGAGTTGAATCTCATCTAAGGCTTCATACATACATTGTAGCCATGCTTCTGCGCGAGTAGGGGTAACCTCAAAGGGGAGATGACGAGCTCGTAGCATCGGATGACCATGCTTTTGTGAGTAAAGCCCTGGTCCACCGAGGAATTGAGTAAGAAATAAGGTTTGTTTCTCCATTACAGGTTGAATATCTTCGGGAAAGAGAGGGGCTAAATCGGGATGTGCCTGTACCCGTGGATAGAAGGCTTCTACAAGTTCTTTAATCGTTGCTTCTCCTCCCATGCGTTCATAGAGGGAAAACGCTGTTTCGGCCACTCTAAATCACTCCTGCTCCATGGTTTTCATTTGTTTAAAGCATCTTTCTACAGCGAGTAAAGTAGTGTCAATATCATGGTCGGTATGAGCTGTAGTTAAAAACCAAGCTTCGTATTTTGACGGAGCAAGGTAGATTCCTTCTGCCAGCATCAATCTAAAGAAGAGCGAAAAGGCTTCACTGTCTGTGCTTTGTGCGGTTTCATAATTAGTGATGGGGTGATCACTAAAATAAACAGTAAGAGCTCCGCCGATGCGATTGATTTGGATTGAGATCTCATGTTTTTTTGCGGCTGCGGTGATGCCATCTTCTAATCTGCGTGCCAGTCGTTCCATGCGTTCATATACTCCTGGTTGTTGTAAACATTCTAGACAAGCGATACCTGCTTGAATAGAAAGAGGATTGCCAGCCATAGTACCTGCCTGGTAAGTTGGACCAGTTGGTGCAATTTTATTCATCAATTCCCGTCGTCCTCCATAAGCACCAATGGGTAATCCCCCTCCGATGATTTTGCCTAACGCAGTTAGATCTGGCTCTACTTGATAAGCGCTTTGGATTGCCCCGTAGTGGAAACGGAAGGCAGTGATCACCTCATCATATATGACAAGAGAACCATAATGATGTGCAAGGTCATTAACACCTTGTAAAAATCCTTCATGTGGAGCGACGATACCAAAGTTACCGACCAAGGGTTCAACAAGCACCGCTGCTACTTCTTCACCCCAGTGCTCAAGGGCTTCTTTTAGCGCGTCTAAATCGTTGTAGGGGACGGTGATTACTTCTTTAGCAATACTTTGTGGGATGCCTGCACTGTCTGGAATACCCAACGTTGACGGGCCTGACCCTGCTTGTACAAGTACGAGATCAGAGTGTCCATGATAACAGCCGGCAAATTTGATAATTTTATTACGTGAAGTAACGGCACGTGCCAAGCGTATCGTGGTCATAACGGCCTCAGTACCGGAATTAACAAAGCGAATTTGTTCCATAGATGGAATAGCATCGCGTAGCATTCTTGCAAACTTCACCTCTTTTTTTGTCGGTGTTCCATACAAAGTTCCATCGGTAGCTGTTTGAACGATGGCAGCTGTGACAACGGGGTGGGCATGACCGAGGATTATAGGACCAAAAGCCCCTAAGTAGTCGATATAGCGACTACCATCCTCATCCCAAAAGTAGGCTCCCTTAGCTTTTTTCATAAATACGGGGGTGCCACCTCCAACCCCTTTAAAAGAACGTGACGGGCTATTTACTCCGCCGACGATTACATCTTGTGCTTCTAGATATAGTTGTTCTGAGCGATGTCGTAACAATCGTGCTCCTCCTCAAATGTGGTTCCATGTACTCTTATCCATTCTAGAGGCTCTCTTCCCTTATCTGCAAGATATAATCTCAAAGGGGGAGAAGTTTTGTGTGCAAATAGAGGAAAAACATGCTTAAAAGCCTGTGAGAAACAGCGGAAATGTGGTATTCTGACAAGGAGCTAACCTTATTTTGCACATTTTCGAGAACCCACTGTAGTGTCTTATTTTTAGAATGTGAGTTTTATTGGAGGAGAGAGTCCAATGGCTTTCTTTAAAGCGGGGGACCGTTATAGAGATTATCTAGTTGAACAAACCTACCCTTTCTTCAATGGAGAATGGGCAATTGCGCAAAAAAACAACGAAAAATGGCATTTGCATCAAATTCCTTTAGTTAAACAGGCGCCACCCAGATCGATCCAGCAATATTTAGCTTTGCGGGATGAGATTATGCTTCCAGTAGTAGAAGCGTTTACGGAAGAGCGATCCTTGGTTTTGATTCATCCATATGAAGATTTGCAGTCGTTCCAATCGATTGCCTCTCACGAGCCTGTAAAGGAAGAACAGGTGATAGAGTGGGCAAAGCAGTTGTTAAGAATGGATGCCAAACTACGTAGTCAAGCTTTGCCTATGTATTTCTTACTAGATCCTCGCAATATAGCGTTAACAGTAACAGGAGATCTCCGCATCTGTTTCTGTGGTGTTCATCGCGTGACAGAACAGCAACAGAAAAACGATTGGGGAACTTTTTTTTACATAATGGTTACTGGCAAGCTAAATGCAGAGAAGGTTGATAAAATACCTGATTCTATTTCAGTAAGTAAATATATGGTTCGACTAATGCAAAAGTGTCTGCGTACAGAATCTGTGGATGAAGTTTTATCACAAATTGAGGCATATGAGCGGAAGAAGTATTCAAAAGGGTTCTTAAGTAAACTTTTTGGGGGCTCAGATCAGAACAAAGAGGAAGAAGAAAGCGTTGATTCTCACCAAGGCGATGAAAAAAAGTTTACGCCTGATTCAACAGCATTAAGCGAAATTCAGCAACATAAGACCGAGGTAGATGTAGAGACGGAACGACTTCAACGAGAGCGCTTAGAGCGAGAGCGTCTGGAACGAGAACGTCTCGAACGAGAACGTCAACGCCGGGAAGCGGAAGCAGAGGCACAGCGCATAGAAGAAGAACGTCAACGCCGGGAAGCGGAAGCAGAAGCAAGGCGCCAAGAAGAAGAGCGTCAACGCCGGGAAGCGGAAGCAGAAGCACAGCGCATAGAAGAAGAGCGTCAGCGCTGGGAAGCGGAAGCAGAGGCACAGCGCCAAGAAGAAGAGCGCCAGCGCCGGGAAGCGGAAGCAGAGGCAAGGCGCCAAGAAGAAGAGCGTCAACGCCGAGAAGCGGAAGCAGAGGCACAGCGCATAGAAGAAGAACGTCAACGCCGGGAAGCGGAAGCAGAGGCACAGCGCATAGAAGAAGAACGTCAACGCCGGGAAGCGGAAGCAGAAGCAAGGCGCCAAGAAGAAGAACGTCAGCGCCGGGAAGCGGAAGCAGAAGCACAGCGCATAGAAGAAGAGCGTCAGCGCTGGGAAGCGGAAGCAGAGGCACAGCGCATAGAAGAAGAACGTCAGCGCCGGGAAGCGGAAGCAGAGGCAAGGCGCCAAGAAGAAGAACGTCAGCGCCGGGAAGCGGAAGCAGAAGCACAGCGCATAGAAGAAGAGCGCCAGCGCCGGGAAGCGGAAGCAGAAGCACAGCGCCAAGAAGAAGAGCGCCAGCGCCGGGAAGCGGAAGCAGAGGCACAGCGCCAAGAAGAAGAGCGTCAACGCCGGGAAGCGGAAGCAGAGGCACAGCGGATAGAAGAAGAGCGTCAACGCCGGGAAGCGGAAGCAGAGGCACAGCGCATAGAAGAAGAGCGTCAACGCCGGGAAGCGGAAGCAGAAGCACAGCGCCAAGAGGAAGAGCGTCAACGCCGGGAAGCGGAAGCAGAAGCAAGGCGCCAAGAAGAAGAACGTCAGCGCCGAGAAGCGGAAACAAAGCGCTTGGAAGCAGAGCGCTTAGAGCGAGAACGTCTTGAGTTGGAGCGATATAAGGCTGAGCGCTTGAAATTGGAAAAGAAAGCGCATGAGGAGCTAGCCAATCAATTTAGAGAATATAACGATCATATGGGGATGGACTGATGCCGCTCATCCTGATTTGAAAGTTATGTGAAGTGAACAAGTGGGAGGAGGTGTCTTACCATGCTGCAAAAAGCTTTGGCTAGCTTTGGTGTGGGCACAGCAAAGGTGGATACCCGTTTAGAGAAGAAACGGTATTGTCCGGGTGAGGTTATTGATGGTGAGGTCTTCATTCGTGGTGGACAAGTCGCACAGCGAATTGACGATATTTATCTATATCTTGTTACGCATGTAGAGAAAGAAGAAGAAGTGGTTCCTTACGTAATGAAAAAGTATTGCTTGTGTGAGGTCTTTACAATAGAGCCTGGTGAGTATAAGATTGTCCCTTTTAAAATACGTCTTCCGTATGAAACCCCTATGTCAACAGGGAGATTTCCGGTTTACTTTAAAACGGGATTGGATATAAAACTGGCCGTTGATCCAAGCGATATTGATCGAGTGGAAGTAGAATTACACCCTGCAGCTGATCAGATGATTAAAGAGATTGAAGAAGCTGGGTTCATCTTAAAAAAGGTGTTTTGTCAGAAAGAAAAAGGGCCACAGGAATTTGTGCAGGTTTTTCACTTTCGTCCTGCTGGCCGCTATCACGGGTATGTAGACGAACTGGGAGTGGTGTTTCATTTGGACGCTGACACAGTTCGAATGGAAATCGATATATTGCGCGGTTCCCTTACTTTAACAAGTACATTTATGTGGGCGATTGATCATCCCGAAGATTCATTTAGAGTAAATAACGAATTGCAGGAAGGACAACGTTCTAATCCGTTTGAAAGCATGAAGTCTTTACTGCGGCAAGGGATTCCCATTAGAGGAGGAAGTTAAGAATGTCATTTTTTTCAAAAGCACTCGCCAGTATGGGAATTGGTGCTGCGCGTGTAGACTCACGCTTGGAAAAGTCGGTCTACCATCAAGGGGAAACGATATTTGGGGAGATCTATATTCAGGGTGGGCAAGTTCGACAAAAAATTGATGAAATATATCTTTATCTCATCGTCCGTTACCATGAGGGAGATGCAATGAAAGAGT
This portion of the Mechercharimyces sp. CAU 1602 genome encodes:
- a CDS encoding globin; its protein translation is MAETAFSLYERMGGEATIKELVEAFYPRVQAHPDLAPLFPEDIQPVMEKQTLFLTQFLGGPGLYSQKHGHPMLRARHLPFEVTPTRAEAWLQCMYEALDEIQLTGIVREELWGRLLATARHMINTPEPPS
- a CDS encoding glutamate-1-semialdehyde 2,1-aminomutase, with protein sequence MLRHRSEQLYLEAQDVIVGGVNSPSRSFKGVGGGTPVFMKKAKGAYFWDEDGSRYIDYLGAFGPIILGHAHPVVTAAIVQTATDGTLYGTPTKKEVKFARMLRDAIPSMEQIRFVNSGTEAVMTTIRLARAVTSRNKIIKFAGCYHGHSDLVLVQAGSGPSTLGIPDSAGIPQSIAKEVITVPYNDLDALKEALEHWGEEVAAVLVEPLVGNFGIVAPHEGFLQGVNDLAHHYGSLVIYDEVITAFRFHYGAIQSAYQVEPDLTALGKIIGGGLPIGAYGGRRELMNKIAPTGPTYQAGTMAGNPLSIQAGIACLECLQQPGVYERMERLARRLEDGITAAAKKHEISIQINRIGGALTVYFSDHPITNYETAQSTDSEAFSLFFRLMLAEGIYLAPSKYEAWFLTTAHTDHDIDTTLLAVERCFKQMKTMEQE
- a CDS encoding sporulation protein; the protein is MLQKALASFGVGTAKVDTRLEKKRYCPGEVIDGEVFIRGGQVAQRIDDIYLYLVTHVEKEEEVVPYVMKKYCLCEVFTIEPGEYKIVPFKIRLPYETPMSTGRFPVYFKTGLDIKLAVDPSDIDRVEVELHPAADQMIKEIEEAGFILKKVFCQKEKGPQEFVQVFHFRPAGRYHGYVDELGVVFHLDADTVRMEIDILRGSLTLTSTFMWAIDHPEDSFRVNNELQEGQRSNPFESMKSLLRQGIPIRGGS